One segment of Anastrepha obliqua isolate idAnaObli1 chromosome 3, idAnaObli1_1.0, whole genome shotgun sequence DNA contains the following:
- the LOC129240134 gene encoding transmembrane protein 19, which produces MDIHAWLPVIFCSLSIPLSLFMWLGNLAFSKFWYTNEFEEPTVIPPTRWLFSTLAPLALMMIALRRKSVNKSGAALGIIFAFLLSIANHAFFASLAAFFFSSSRATKFRAHLKRKFEKDFKEGEGQRNWVQVLCNGGMATQLAILYLIDCGSCERPIDFGKEYRSSWLGVAIMSAFACCNGDTWASELGSVLSKSEPFLITTRQRVPRGTNGGVSLQGLIASLMGGLLVGFVYYLTVRYTVDSHVLLTSPPQWPVIVFGGIGGLFGSLVDSILGATMQYSGIDKEGKIVECPGLGVRHICGLRMLDNHSVNLISSIVTGVTMPLIALKFWPVS; this is translated from the exons ATGGACATCCACGCCTGGTTACCGGtgatattttgcagtctttccaTACCACTATCGCTATTTATGTGGCTAGGCAATTTGGCCTTCTCGAAATTTTGGTACACCAATGAATTCGAAG AACCCACAGTGATTCCGCCGACACGTTGGCTGTTTTCAACTCTAGCGCCGCTGGCGCTTATGATGATTGCACTGCGCAGGAAATCGGTTAACAAATCGGGTGCAGCATTAGggattatttttgcatttctcttATCTATAGCCAATCATGCATTCTTCGCTAGTTTGGCGGCTTTCTTTTTCAGTTCGTCGCGTGCCACCAAATTTCGTGCACATTTAAagcgaaaatttgaaaaggacTTCAAAGAAG GGGAAGGTCAGCGCAATTGGGTGCAGGTGTTGTGCAATGGTGGCATGGCGACCCAGTTGGCCATATTATATCTCATAGATTGCGGCAGTTGTGAGCGTCCGATAGACTTTGGCAAAGAGTATCGTTCCAGTTGGTTAGGCGTAGCTATTATGA GTGCCTTCGCATGCTGCAATGGCGATACATGGGCAAGTGAACTTGGCAGTGTGCTATCAAAAAGTGAGCCTTTTCTCATCACCACACGACAGCGCGTACCGCGTGGCACAAATGGTGGTGTGTCGCTGCAAGGCCTTATCGCCAGTCTTATGGGTGGTCTACTAGTTGGTTTCGTCTACTACTTAACTGTACGTTACACTGTGGATTCACATGTTTTACTCACCAGTCCGCCTCAATGGCCCGTAATCGTATTCGGCGGCATTGGTGGACTATTTGGTTCATTAGTGGACTCAATACTTGGTGCAACGATGCAGTATTCGGGTATTGATAAGGAAGGCAAGATCGTCGAATGCCCGGGATTGGGGGTGCGCCATATTTGCGGCTTACGTATGTTGGACAATCACAGTGTAAACTTAATTTCTAGCATTGTGACAGGTGTCACCATGCCGTTAATTGCTCTGAAGTTTTGGCCTGTAAGTTGA
- the LOC129242170 gene encoding uncharacterized protein LOC129242170: protein MTTAINRTSPLLLCIFCVALTAAVEPAVVKDASAGIGVNVTTTTTKSAPTTANTNALPNTTQTPMLLVFDEPTARSQQADEGRAVTPINANELDGRSAYINNQYVADGETLPYNDTSPPLYQFLQEQMEHILGSNLPSETTANGAVGKEMSANGYDLPALQNNANSPVFAYGTTNFEEEDDMIGPYANEPDEKYYHGTAPTNPNSMELPKPIIVGATKVHGVSVRPKLRTTTTSTTTTTTEAPHLHTGGYGGQLTLPAPLSAAAISQQYKPQLTSNGYGTHMPSYKPQVTEEPYSVPSKYAYVRQNSTVHMRKRRITFKTVASASQIVSTPLADLMFKYSIGVAKPSMSVNGNSVYEQEEQPIRNFISSSYNDNLDLPKHTTYAGRISQSSHRKY from the exons ATGACTACAGCAATAAACAGAACTTCACCACTATTACTTTGCATATTTTGTGTGG CTCTGACTGCTGCTGTGGAGCCTGCGGTAGTGAAAGACGCCAGCGCAGGAATAGGAGTgaatgttacaacaacaacaacgaaatccGCGCCTACCACCGCCAACACAAATGCGTTGCCTAATACGACCCAAACACCGATGCTGCTTGTCTTTGACGAGCCCACCGCACGATCGCAGCAAGCCGACGAAGGACGCGCCGTCACGCCAATTAACGCAAATGAGTTAGATGGACGTAGCGCTTATATTAACAATCAGTATGTAGCCGATGGCGAAACACTACCGTATAATGATACCTCGCCACCGCTCTATCAGTTTCTGCAGGAACAAATGGAACATATACTCGGTTCGAATTTGCCAAGTGAAACGACAGCGAATGGCGCTGTGGGCAAAGAGATGAGCGCCAACGGTTATGACTTGCCGGCGTtacaaaataatgcaaataGTCCTGTGTTTGCTTACGGCACAACAAACTTTGAGGAAGAGGACGACATGATAGGTCCTTATGCGAACGAACCAGATGAAAAGTATTACCATGGCACAGCACCCACAAACCCAAATTCGATGGAGCTGCCTAAGCCGATAATTGTTGGTGCCACAAAAGTGCATGGCGTTAGCGTGCGACCAAAGTTACGCACCACAACAACATCAACGACCACTACCACAACCGAGGCACCTCACTTGCACACAGGTGGCtatggtggccaattgacattaCCGGCACCGCTTTCGGCAGCAGCCATTTCGCAGCAGTATAAACCGCAATTGACATCGAATGGATATGGCACGCACATGCCAAGCTATAAGCCACAAGTAACGGAGGAGCCTTATTCCGTGCCGAGCAAGTATGCTTATGTGCGTCAAAATAGTACGGTGCATATGCGAAAGCGGCGCATCACATTCAAAACCGTGGCGTCGGCCTCGCAGATTGTCTCCACACCGCTAGCGGATTTGATGTTTAAGTATTCAATAGGCGTGGCTAAGCCGTCGATGTCGGTGAACGGCAACTCTGTGTACGAGCAGGAGGAACAGCCAATACGAAATTTCATCTCGAGTAGCTATAATGATAATTTGGATCTGCCGAAGCATACTACTTATGCAGGAAGGATTTCACAAAGCAGTCATCGAAAGTATTAA
- the LOC129241226 gene encoding uncharacterized protein LOC129241226 translates to MNFFKITLISVLIVLLTVSTIDAKKHKKHRSSYSRAPSSRTKTKTKWSSSSDLGRIGAQLATEEHGYYVKRTFLPLNASANYTMEAPRSPPYLGIPIAWFACEGEACTKANTAAISGSAVALKDGFLCDDDCVEPYEPICGKTPSELAVFYNKCKLNVAKCRTHGLWLDVAYEECKKSNPKEVAYAERKFKTSPFFRDTKTEMSVKKQEVVKKQEYDSSEEDTVFDVALQALDKIGDQIAEAEAEALDEASTSTTTTKSEVSTPIVKPVQEDSVSVSKPEKESNPAAMPVKEISTTAKPIKTAEAKKTEENSVNKPVESNNVKPIGSSGSTDKLVAKK, encoded by the exons atgaatttttttaaaatcactttgATTTCTG TGCTCATTGTCCTGCTCACCGTATCCACCATTGACGCCAAAAAGCATAAGAAACACAGATCGTCCTACAGCCGTGCGCCCTCGAGCAGAACCAAGACCAAAACTAAGTGGTCGTCTTCATCCGACTTGGGGCGTATTGGTGCACAGCTTGCCACAGAGGAACATGGCTACTATGTTAAACGCACCTTTTTGCCGCTGAATGCATCCGCCAACTACACCATGGAAGCACCACGTAGTCCTCCCTACTTGGGCATACCCATTGCTTGGTTTGCTTGCGAAGGTGAAGCCTGCACAAAAGCCAACACCGCTGCAATAAGTGGCAGCGCAGTCGCACTAAAGGATGGCTTTCTCTGCGATGACGATTGTGTAGAGCCATATGAACCAATCTGTGGCAAGACACCTAGCGAATTGGCAGTTTTCTACAACAAATGCAAACTAAATGTGGCTAAGTGTCGTACGCATGGGCTTTGGCTGGATGTGGCCTATGAGGAGTGCAAGAAGTCCAATCCGAAAGAAGTGGCATACGCGGAGCGTAAATTCAAAACTTCACCATTTTTCAGAGACACGAAGACCGAAATGTCAGTGAAAAAGCAAGAAGTTGTCAAAAAACAAGAATATGACTCTTCCGAGGAGGATACAGTGTTCGATGTTGCACTGCAAGCATTGGACAAAATCGGTGATCAGATTGCGGAAGCTGAAGCTGAGGCATTGGATGAAGCATCGACATCGACTACAACAACGAAAAGTGAAGTGAGCACTCCCATTGTTAAACCAGTTCAGGAAGATAGCGTAAGTGTCAGCAAGCCTGAAAAGGAGAGCAATCCAGCTGCTATGCCAGTAAAAGAAATCAGCACAACCGCTAAGCCTATTAAAACTGCCGAAGCTAAAAAGACGGAGGAGAATAGTGTAAACAAACCTGTTGAAAGTAATAATGTAAAGCCAATAGGAAGTTCTGGAAGCACTGACAAGCTAGttgctaaaaaataa